Proteins encoded in a region of the Marmota flaviventris isolate mMarFla1 chromosome 3, mMarFla1.hap1, whole genome shotgun sequence genome:
- the LOC114087644 gene encoding olfactory receptor 6C2-like: MRNNTVTVFILLGLTDDPQLQVLIFIFLFLTYVLSITGNLTIISLILVDSHLKTAMYYFLQNFAFLEISFTSACIPRYLYNIATGDKMITYNACVSQVFFTDLFGVTEFFLLAAMSYDRYVAICKPLHYVTIMSSRVCKRILFCCLVAGLFILIPPLSLGLNLEFCDSNIIDHFVCDASPLLKISCSNTWFMEQTIIICAVLTFIMTLMCVVLSYIYIIKTILRFPSAKQKKKAFSTCSSHMIVVSLTYGSCIFIYIKPSAKDSVAINKRVTVLTTSIAPMLNPFIYTLRNKQVKQAFKDSVKRIVIFSKK, encoded by the coding sequence ATGAGGAACAATACTGTAACAGTTTTCATTCTACTGGGACTGACAGATGACCCACAACTGCAGgttctgatttttatctttctgtttctcacCTACGTGCTAAGCATAACTGGGAATCTGACTATCATCTCCCTTATCTTAGTGGATTCTCACCTTAAAACAGCCATGTACTATTTCCTACAAAATTTTGCTTTCTTGGAGATCTCATTCACATCTGCATGTATTCCCAGATACTTATATAACATAGCAACAGGTGACAAGATGATTACCTACAATGCCTGTGTCAGCCAAGTATTTTTTACTGACCTCTTTGGTGTAACTGAATTTTttctcctggctgccatgtcctatgatcgctatgtggccatctgcaagcccctGCATTATGTGACTATCATGAGTAGCAGAGTCTGCAAGAGAATTCTCTTTTGTTGTTTGGTAGCTGGTCTGTTTATTTTAATCCCCCCACTCAGCCTCGGCCTAAATTTGGAGTTTTGTGATTCTAATATCATTGATCATTTTGTTTGTGATGCATCTCCCCTCCTGAAAATCTCTTGCTCAAATACTTGGTTTATGGAACAGACCATTATCATTTGTGCTGTACTGACCTTCATTATGACACTCATGTGCGTAGTTCTGTCCTACATTTACATCATCAAGACAATTTTAAGATTCCCTTCTgccaagcaaaagaaaaaagccttTTCTACCTGTTCTTCCCACATGATTGTGGTTTCCCTCACGTATGGCAGCTGCATCTTCATCTACATTAAACCTTCAGCAAAGGACTCAGTGGCCATTAATAAGAGGGTGACTGTCCTCACTACTTCCATCGctcccatgctgaaccccttcatttACACACTAAGGAACAAACAAGTAAAACAGGCCTTCAAGGACTCAGTCAAAAgaattgtaatattttccaagaaATAA